The Roseovarius indicus genome has a segment encoding these proteins:
- a CDS encoding sensor histidine kinase, with translation MASSPDTEPPERPAGRLRTLSWRARLALVVLVVLAVSTVAVTNSLLTDRFTETTRNRAELRLVLYSGNLLSELRQNAIVPQLLSRDPTLISALASADFSQSSQRLISFNEEISAASLTLLGKDGRVVASTDRESIGQSYRESPVFIEATRSKDNIFNILRDDAGRFRFFYSRRVETQAGLAGVILVEVGLGKYERAWAGISDAVLVTDSEGRIILATEPRWRGLTEAEALAKEPPSSAIQRALQATADWNTLPPDAYVQGEAVMRVGGRVAFRGWRIASFTTYASVREKVNGFLALEIMCFAILLALAFYFLNRKATVRMAVFQQESAELRALNMRLQREIAERQRVQENLAVAEQTLAQSSKLAALGEMSAAVSHELNQPLAAMKTYLAGARLLLNRNRPEEALSSFQRIDDLIERMGAITRQLKSYARQSGDELAPVNMADALNSALAMMEPQLRQRQVKITRTLPDGPVMVMGDRVRIEQVMINLLRNALDATRTVPDAAIDILLAAGETAVLTVRDNGIGIENIENLFEPFYTTKQPGEGVGLGLAISSGIVNDLGGRLTARNAASGGAVFEMQLPILPEDTQTAKRPAAE, from the coding sequence ATGGCATCGTCACCTGACACAGAGCCCCCGGAACGCCCCGCGGGGCGGTTGCGCACGCTGAGCTGGCGCGCGCGGCTGGCGCTTGTCGTACTTGTGGTTCTGGCGGTGTCGACCGTGGCGGTGACGAACAGCCTGCTGACCGACCGCTTTACCGAGACGACGCGCAACAGGGCCGAGCTGCGGCTGGTGCTCTACAGCGGTAACCTTCTGAGCGAGCTCCGGCAGAACGCCATCGTGCCGCAACTGTTGTCGCGCGATCCGACGCTGATCTCGGCACTGGCCAGCGCCGATTTCTCGCAATCCTCGCAACGGCTTATCTCGTTCAACGAGGAGATTTCGGCCGCGTCGCTCACGCTTCTGGGCAAGGATGGCCGGGTGGTGGCGTCGACCGACCGGGAATCGATCGGGCAATCCTACCGCGAGTCGCCGGTGTTTATCGAGGCGACGCGATCGAAGGACAACATTTTCAACATCTTGCGCGACGATGCGGGCCGGTTCCGTTTCTTCTATTCGCGCCGGGTGGAAACACAGGCCGGGCTGGCCGGGGTGATCCTCGTCGAAGTGGGCCTGGGCAAGTACGAACGCGCCTGGGCCGGGATATCCGACGCGGTGCTCGTGACCGACAGCGAGGGCCGCATCATCCTGGCGACCGAGCCGCGCTGGCGCGGGCTGACAGAGGCCGAGGCTTTGGCCAAGGAGCCGCCCTCGAGCGCCATTCAGCGGGCGCTGCAGGCCACCGCCGACTGGAACACGCTGCCGCCCGATGCCTATGTGCAGGGCGAGGCAGTGATGCGCGTGGGCGGGCGCGTGGCGTTCCGTGGCTGGCGGATCGCCAGTTTCACGACCTATGCCAGCGTCCGGGAAAAGGTGAACGGCTTCCTCGCGCTGGAAATCATGTGCTTCGCCATCCTGCTGGCGCTGGCCTTCTATTTCCTGAACCGCAAGGCGACCGTCCGGATGGCGGTCTTCCAGCAGGAGTCGGCGGAGCTTCGCGCATTGAACATGCGGTTGCAGCGGGAAATCGCCGAACGGCAGCGGGTTCAGGAAAACCTTGCGGTGGCCGAACAGACCCTTGCGCAAAGCTCGAAACTGGCCGCGTTGGGCGAGATGTCGGCGGCGGTCAGCCACGAGCTGAACCAGCCTCTGGCGGCGATGAAAACCTACCTCGCCGGGGCGCGCCTGCTGCTCAACAGGAACCGCCCGGAAGAGGCGCTTTCCTCGTTCCAGAGGATCGACGACCTGATCGAACGGATGGGCGCGATCACCCGCCAGCTGAAGTCCTATGCCCGGCAGAGCGGGGATGAACTTGCCCCTGTTAACATGGCCGATGCGCTCAATTCCGCGCTCGCGATGATGGAGCCGCAGCTGCGCCAGCGGCAGGTCAAGATCACCCGCACATTGCCCGACGGGCCGGTCATGGTGATGGGCGACCGGGTCCGGATCGAGCAGGTGATGATCAACCTGCTGCGCAACGCGCTGGACGCCACGCGCACCGTGCCCGACGCGGCGATCGACATCCTGCTCGCGGCGGGCGAGACGGCGGTGCTGACGGTGCGAGACAACGGTATCGGGATCGAGAATATCGAGAACCTGTTCGAGCCCTTCTACACGACCAAGCAGCCGGGCGAGGGGGTCGGGCTGGGCCTTGCCATTTCCTCGGGCATCGTGAACGACTTGGGCGGCCGCCTGACGGCGCGCAACGCCGCATCGGGCGGGGCTGTATTTGAGATGCAGCTTCCTATCTTACCTGAAGACACGCAGACGGCCAAACGGCCGGCCGCAGAATAA
- the purQ gene encoding phosphoribosylformylglycinamidine synthase subunit PurQ: MHAAVIVFPGSNCDRDMAVAFEKAGAKVSMVWHKDTSLPSGIDVIGVPGGFSFGDYLRCGAIAANSPICQSVIAHAEKGGYVLGICNGFQVLTETGLLPGVLLRNGGLKYVCKAVDLKVETADSAYTAGYGEGDTITIPIAHHDGNYYADEDTLKKLNDENRVAFRYVKNPNGSLQDIAGILSENRRVLGMMPHPERMADPVHGNTEGRILFNTLVDQLQTA, translated from the coding sequence CTTCCCCGGCTCCAACTGTGACCGCGACATGGCGGTGGCCTTCGAGAAGGCGGGTGCCAAGGTGTCGATGGTCTGGCACAAGGATACGTCGCTGCCCTCGGGCATCGACGTGATCGGCGTGCCGGGCGGGTTTTCGTTTGGCGACTACCTGCGCTGCGGGGCCATCGCGGCGAATTCGCCGATCTGCCAGTCGGTGATCGCCCATGCCGAGAAGGGCGGGTATGTCCTGGGCATTTGCAACGGTTTCCAGGTGCTGACGGAAACCGGACTTCTGCCGGGCGTTCTGCTGCGCAATGGCGGGCTGAAGTATGTCTGCAAAGCCGTTGATCTGAAAGTGGAAACGGCCGACAGCGCCTATACCGCGGGTTACGGCGAAGGCGACACGATCACCATCCCCATCGCGCATCACGACGGCAACTACTATGCCGACGAGGATACGCTGAAGAAACTGAACGACGAGAACCGCGTGGCCTTCCGCTATGTGAAGAACCCCAACGGTTCGCTTCAGGACATCGCCGGCATCCTGTCGGAGAACCGCCGCGTGCTCGGTATGATGCCCCATCCGGAGCGGATGGCCGACCCGGTGCATGGCAACACCGAGGGCCGCATCCTGTTCAACACCCTCGTCGACCAGTTGCAGACCGCGTGA